ttcagTCCCTGCCCAAGAACTAGAGTCTAGAAATATTAGCCAAATGATCGATCGCAAATCAATGCAGAGCTGCAGCAGAGCAATGCCCATTTAAAGAGAAAGGCTACAGTACAGAAGATAGCTTTTCCAACAAAAGCTAGGTACAAATATTTAGCCCatttaaagacaaaaacatTGGGTGGGAATCTAGTATAGCAGTGCCTAGATGAAACAGAATATAATTTACTAGAGATCAGTCATAATTTCTTGCAAATCTTTGGTGTCTACTCTAcagaaaataaatgagaaaatcaATAGGTACTCGTATAAAGCTTCTATTGTCTTCTTATCCATCTCTTTACCTCATAGatccttttattttgattcaaACCCCTTTGCTAAAGAAACTTCCCATTCTCGACGCCGTTGTTCTCTCTGtaacatgtgaaaaaaaaaattcataagatGGATCACCAACTACATAAATCAATGAATCAAGTATAGGCAAAGCTCGTTTTAATATTCCAAAGTGCAAGGATAAGGCAACTAagcaaaattcaaattaatactctcaataatatatttagtattattgtcatataaaagttatatttgaaaataactGGTAGACAACTTCCAATTAGGCTAACTTTTTAATCTCAAGCTGACCAAAACCCACCTAAACCTGGCCTATTGTTTGTGTTATAGCTTATGTATTAGCTGGTGTGTATCAGTAGAGATACATGTAGTTTGTCAAAGACACAAAGCATAATGTTTTTATAAAAGAATCTACTACAtgctttcaactttcaactgcATGTGTTTATCATAGCCACAAGTTGAAGCAGGACTTCAGGAAATTACCAAAATTATCCAAAGCTTTAGACCGTAATAATAACCCTGTGTTGATACTCCCCCCGCACTGGAAGTGCATTTATaattcccccctccccccttttcAAGTCAAATTGCCCTTTTTTAGCAATAAAACAAGTCAATTTTCCTTTAGCAGACAGATGATAGGATGAAATCGTATTAGGAGAGGCGAGGACTCTGATATTAACCTGCCAGCTGAAGATAACTTAAATATAGGACATGGAAATGAGAATAGTTTAAGTGCATATTGTAGCTTCTTACTGAAAGAAACGTAGTTAGTTTATGAGCATTTTTGCTCTCAAGAGTTGCAAAATCAATCAACAAATAAGCCATGCTTTATTGGGAAGTTTCACATTCATTCAGTGGATATTGATTGGCCAATGGTGAATATCCTCTTATTTCATCTTTTTCCTATTCCTATTTGACCATCCACCAACACATATCGCATCAaagatttttcttcctttttagtGGTCTTCAACTACACAATCTTTTGAAATTTCAGTTCCATTTTATGATTAAATTGCTCACTATTGGATTCTATGGAAAATGTGCATGTTAACAAACAACATAAGTTTGGCCTAATAAAAGTTTTGCAAACGACTTCAAAAtacttgtattttcttttctatgttaTACGTTTCTAATTCTTATTGATATTAAGGAAATTCTaagactttttttcttttatgggtaAATAGGGGGAGGAGGCTGGTGGGGTTTGAACCCCAGTGCCTAAGCACCCAAAGAAGTGCTGGTACCACTAGGGTATACCTCAAACCCCAAGGAAATTCTAAGAGTTTGACTTATATAATCTCTTTAGTTCTTATAAACTTGTAAAGATAATTTCAGATTAAACGGGTGAGCCATGCCTAATTCATAGATCAGTCGAACCTTTAAGCACCTTTTTAGACATTTTCAAATGCCGTAAAGCTTTCTTCTAGCATATACAAATGTATCATTAACTCTATGCCACTGCCAACCTATTGGCAGTCGTATTTCTGCAGAAACAGTAAACCGCAATTACTAATGTTTTCCCAATTTCTTTGCACCAAAACGTCAAACCTGTGCCACATGCCCCCAACCCCTAATGGTGGGAGAATTGGGTGCATATATCATGGGGATACGTAATACCAGCTCCCTAATGGCACAAgggttttattaaaacaaaagccCACAATACAATATTAAAGAACATGTATGCTAATATTAACCATGATTTTTTCTACAACATTATAACAAACCAGATTGGCAGTTGAATCaggggaaatttttttcctgGGTTTGCCTTATTGCATTGATTGGTGGGTAAACCAAATGTAAATTAAAACAGTCATGTCACACACAAGAAAATATGGTCATATACGatcaataaaatacattttgtcAGCATTCTTGCATTTAATACTGTTCTCAATGTTAAtagaattttttcatttttataatttaatgaaATAATGATGAGACATGGCATAATGCATGAATAACACTGGCAAGATGGATGATAGAAGTATCACCACTCAAACCAAAATTGTTTCATCTCTGttcaaaaaacagaaaagaaacaaTAGTAGAACACTAATTTTTGCAGGGAACAAATATAATCCAGTTGCAAATAGAGAATGTTAAAAATGAACATACCCTTCTTTCCCAGTATGGAAGAAAGCACACGAAATCATAGACAGGTGTAATGGTTGAAACCAGAGCGACGTTGAGTCCAGTAAATACCAAAAGGGCAGTCATAGGTCGGGTTCTATGCGGCATGTTTGATTACTATCAAGAAATTATCCCTGCAATCACCAATTCATGATTGAGTTATCTTCAAATTTACACACCGAAAAATGATAACTAAAAAGCGCGcgtacacacacacaaacaggTATTTGATCCCTAAAACCTAACAATGAGCTATATTCTAAGCAAACGCAGTTCATTTCTCAGaagaataaaaccaaaaatcacattcAATACTACACAATCATTTCATCTAACAAAGAACCACCCCTTGTCCCAACCGGCAACTTACGCAGAATTGCACTCAGCCACATAGTACCATCAATTTGACCCCTAAAACCTAGCAATGAGCTATATTATAAGCAAAACCCAGTTCATTTTTGAGAAGCATAAGACCAAATATCACATTTAGGACTCTCACAATCATTTCATCAAATAGCTGGTATGCTTGGGAAAAGAACCCACTCCATACACCAACCGGCAGCTTATCAAGAATTGCATTCGGTCACATAGTACCATCAAGGCTCAAATTTgagcacaaacacaaacccaaccccAAAcctttcttcaaaaaaaaaaaaaaaactcaaaagactgcaaatttgtctttta
The DNA window shown above is from Quercus lobata isolate SW786 chromosome 7, ValleyOak3.0 Primary Assembly, whole genome shotgun sequence and carries:
- the LOC115953626 gene encoding uncharacterized protein LOC115953626 — its product is MPHRTRPMTALLVFTGLNVALVSTITPVYDFVCFLPYWERRREQRRREWEVSLAKGFESK